The Brachyspira hyodysenteriae ATCC 27164 sequence TGCTCCTATTCCTATTTTTATAGCATCCACTCCAGCATCAATTAATGCCTTAGCACCGTCTGCTGTAGCAATATTGCCTGCTATTACCTCAACTTGTTTGTATTTATCTTTAATTTCTTTTATAGCAGTAAGAACATTTTTTGAATGTCCATGTGCTGTGTCTATTACTATTAAATCTACTTTAGCCTCTATAAGTTTTTCTATTCTTTCATATCTATCTTCAGATATACCTATAGCAGCTGCAGCTATTAAAGAACCATCTTCTGATAAAGTAGCTTTTTCTTTGTCTTCTATATCTTTAAAACTTTTTACTATTTCCACCTCTTTAGCTTGCTGTTCTAAAGGCATGTTTTTATGTATAACACCTAAAGCACCGCATAATGCCATAGCTATAGCCATTTTAGATTCTGTTACTGTGTCCATTGGAGAACTTATTAATGGCGTATTCAATGTTATTTTTTTTGTTAATTTTCTTCTTAAAGTTACATCTTTTGGAAGAATGTCTGACTCTTTTGGTACTAATAATACATCATCAAAGGTTAATGCTTCTTTAATATTAATAGGCATAATTATTTTCCTCTTTATAATTAGATATAGATTTGAGTAATATAGATATTTTGATAAACGATTCTATAGTAAAAATGCTTTAATTGCAATGATTTTTTATTTTTTTAATTAATATTTTCATTAAAAACATTAAAATGTATTAAATGTGTTTTACAATTATTATAGCAATGTAAAATTCATGCAATTTTTTTATTTTTTAAGTAAAATATATTTACAAAATAGAGATAATATATTATACTATAATTGTAAAGAAAGTTTACTAAGTGTGAAGGAGGTAAATTATGACTATGACAATAAAAGATAAGAATTTACTTGATGCATATAAGATTTATTTTAATCATGATAATTTGAATGATTTTTCTAATGTAAAAAGAAATTATATATTATCTTCACTAATCAAAGAAGTAAAAACTATAAATTCCAAAAAAGAGAGTATAACTGATAAAGAAATAGAAACTATTTATGATATATTAATAAAACTTTCCATTATGGCAAGAATAGATTTGATTATGTCTATGAAAAGCATAAAAAATAAGGATACATCATTCATAAGCGGTATAAAACGTTCTAGAGATGTTATAGATTATGCTTTGAAAGTGATTATAAAATTATTGTATAAACTTGATGAACAGCAGATTATTTCATGTTATTCAAATAAGTTCATTGATAATGACAGTATATCACATACTAGCAGAGTATTTATTATTGCTGTAAGATTTATGAAATATTACAATAGCAGTATAAATAATAATGTTGTATCTAATATAAAGAAAAAATTTAAAAATAGATATGCTAAATATTATAAAAATGTATTAAGAAAATTTAATATCAGTAAAAAAATAACAAGATTAGAGCATGTATACAAAAGCGGTTTAAGAGATATTTTATTTAATGAGCTTGTTAATATTGCTATAGCCGCATTTTGGCATGATATATCAAATTTATTTAATAATTATAATAAAGATTATAATACTTCAAAATGCTATTCATATTTAAAGCATTTTATAAGATATAATTATGATATATCATTAACAGTAGGGCTTCATAATGAATATTACGGATATGGAAGCGGAGTATTTTTGAATTATTATAATACTATCATCAATTCAAATACACTTTTTGCTCCTAATTATATTGTAAGTTTTGATTATAATGATACTTTGAGATTAAACAGCGTATCATATTTTCCTTCAAAAGTTCTTGAAATAATAGATTTATTTGATAGAATAACTTATTCCGATAATCCATTAAATGATGAAGATGCTTTGTCATTTATTAGTGATAATTATTTAGAGAAAGAAGTAAAAGTAGATCCTATAATTTTTGATATATTTTCTTCTTTTGTATCTGATAATATGAAATTAATAGCTTAATAATATACCTTGTAAAAGAAAAGAGAGGGAAATAATTTCCCCCTCTTTTTTTATTAAAAAAATATAAATTCTAAAAATTAGAAGTTTTCAACACGTACTTCAAAGAATTTTTTAGCATGTTTACAAACTGGGCAAAGTTCAGGAGCTTCTTCGCTTTCAACGATGAAACCGCAGTTTCTACATTTCCATTGAACTTTAGTAGCTTTTTTGAAAACGCTTCCGCTTTTTACAGCTTCTCTTAATTTAGCATATCTTTCTCTGTGTTCTTTTTCAACATCACCGATTAATTTCATAGAACGAGCTATTTCTTCAAAACCCTCTTCAGTAGCTTCTTTAGCCATTCTTGGGTACATATTTTCGTACTCTTCGTTTTCACCTTCCCAAGCAGCTTGTAAGTTTTGAAGAGTATCACCTATACCGTTAAGATATTTGAAGTGTATTTTAGCATGTTCTCTTTCATTTTCAGCTGTTTCAAGGAAAATAGCAGCGATTTGCTCATAACCTTCATTTCTTGCTACGCTAGCAAAATAAGTATATTTGTTTCTAGCCATAGATTCGCCAGCAAAAGCTTCATTTAAGTTTTTTTCTGTTTTTGTACCTTTTAAATCCTTCATTTTAATTCTCCTAAAAAAATATATAAATAATTAGTTTAAACTATATTATTTAGCAAGTTTAATTCTTTCAGCAACATAGTCCCAATTTACTAAATGATCAACAAAAGTAGTTAAGAAATCAGGTCTTCTGTTCTGATAATCTAAATAATATGCGTGTTCCCAAACATCGCAAGTTAAAACACCATGTACTTTATCAGCAACAGGGTTCATAGCATTAGCATATTTTCTAACTTCTAATTTACCATTGTTAATTACAAGCCAAACCCAGCCAGAACCGAATTGAGTTTTACCGCCAGTAGTGAAAGCTTCTTTGAAAGCATCAAAAGAACCGAAATCTGCTTCGATTTTTGATTTTACTTCAGCAGGTATGGCAACATCTTTTTTAAGCATTTTAAAGAATTCTTCATGGTTATAAACCTGACCTGCATTATTAAATACAGCTTGTTTATCAGCATTGTTATGAGATAAAGTGATTAATTCTTCAATGCTTTTTCCCTGTAATGATGAATCCTTAGATACTAAATCATTAAGAGTTGTTACATAAGTGTTTAAGTGTTTTCCATGATGGAAATCCAATGTGTTAGAAGACATATATGGTGCTAAATCTTCTTTTCCATAAGGTAATTTCATTAGATCAAACATACATTTTACTCCTTCATTTTATTTTAAATAAATAATAAACTATTTTAAATTAATGTCAAGCATTTATTAAATAATAAGAAAGTTTTATTAGTAAAAATTACTATTAATAAATAAAGGCACACCAAAAATGGTATGCCTTTAAATTAGTTTTCTTATTTTTTTAATTAGTTAGCAGCATCAGTAGTTTCTGTTTCTGTAGTAGCTGTTGTGTCAGTAGTAGTTCCTGGAGCTGCTGCTTCGTTTTCATAATCTCTGTAAACAGGCATTTTTTCTCTGCTTAATACTTCGCTTTCAGTTTGACCATAAACAAATCCTAATTCATCATAGTATTTAGCATAAGTAGTTCTAAATCTTTCAGAAGTAGTATATAAAACTTTATGGTATTTAGTTATTAACAATTTATATTTAGCAGTTTTAATATTTTCATCAGCTGTTTTTAAAGTAGTTAAATCCCAAAGATTATTGAACATTTCATTTAAGAAATAAACTTTACTTACATCGCTGTTCTGATTGATAGTAGCTAAATTGTAGTTAACACCTGCTAAATAAGTGTTTAACATAATCAATTTTTGAGCATCATTTTCACCTGATAATTCATTATTTAAAGCATTCATTAAATGGAATCTGCTTTTTGCATAATATCCAGCAGTACCTTTAAATAGATTCAAAATACCAGCATAAAGATTTAATTCATAATCAGCTTGTTTTAATTCATTAGTTTTTCCAAGTATTTCATAAATAGGCTTTATATCATCATAAAGTTTGAAAGATTTATCTAATTCATGAAGAGCTATATCTATATTATTATCATTAGCTAATGGGTTAGCTACTAAATCATAGTAATAAACAGCGTTATAGAACATTTCATTAGTATCAGTGAAATTAACATTAGTATAACGCTCTAATATTTTATTAGCTTTGTAAAGTACTCTAAATAAATAATCTTCTCTCATTTTTGTAAGATTAGTTTGAAGAAGATTGTATTCTTTATCAAGAGCAACATCATCAGTATTTCTTAAATCAGTGAAAGAAGGACCAAAAGATGTTATTTCACCTACAGTGTTAGTTCCTGTAGATTCTTGATTTTCAGTTGTAGTTCCAGCAGTAGTTTCTGTTGTTTCAGTAGCAGTAGTATCTGCTGTAGTTTCATCCTGAGCGTATACTGGGCTTAACGCTAGAATCATTACGCTTAATACAAGAAATAGTTTTTTCATGTATAACTCCTATATGTTTTTATTATAATTGTGTAACCAAGTATAAATGTTGCCTAAAGTTTTATAAAGCAGCATTTTAGGTTGAGTATTTGTATTAATTAGGGTATTGATTGTAGAATCTAATTCATCAATAGTCCATACAATACTTTCATCTGAAATAGAACTAGGAAATATATAATCTCTATTTTCTATTTCAAGATATTTATCTTCTAAAGACTTTTTTAAAATATTAATCATTTCTCTAAAAGCATCAATTATCTCATAGTCTCCGTCACTTAATAATGTGGTAAGTGAGGCTACTTGAGATGGATTGTTATTTAAAGCAGCGTCCATAAAAGATAATAATACTTTGTATATATTATCGCTTGTATTTGATTTTTTGTCAAGTACATATTTTACTGCTTTAGCTACACTTCCATAAGAATTTTCTAGTGCTAGGGCTGCTTTTTCCTCATTTAGTCTTAATCTCTTCATTAATATGGATCTTAAAGTATTTTCTGACAAAGGTGAAAATTTTAGCTCCATCATACGAGATCTTAAAGGTTTCATGCCGTCTTGCACTAATTTATTAGTATCAGAAGTAATTAGAATAAATATATTATTGTCGGAAGGCTCTTCTAAAGTACGTAAAAATATATTAGGAGCCCTCTTATCCATTAATTCTATGCCCTCTATAATAATAATTCTCTTATTTGATATTCTCGGCTTTCTATACGTTAATTCTATAATATTTCTTACCGTATCAAGAGGAATTACTGTATGTATTATGTTATAATATATTTTTTTTAAAGCACTAAAGAAATCTCCTTCTATTGAAATTTTCTTCTTTCCGCCTTTATTTTTGGCTATATTCAAAGCTTCTTTTGATTTATTTCTGAATATTGAATCTATAAACTCAACATTATCTGCATTTAATTCATTTAAAGTGTAGTTTACAGCTAAATAATATGGTTCTATTAGGGCATATCTTGAAGTTTCTTTCTTGCTTCCAAGCATATATTCTTTTGGTTCGCTTGTAGGATAATTATCATAACTATCAAAAAGCATAGATTCTACTTTATACAGTATAGAACGGCATGCAGAATAAAAATTATTAAATAAATGCGGAAGTTTATACTCTAAATATTGATTAAAATAAAGCTCTGCATTTCTAAACCTTTCATCTGTACCTGCTACTATAACATCAGGGTGTTTGTATTGATCTATCATTTTACAGGATTTACATTCATCGCAATAAGTTCCGTTTCCT is a genomic window containing:
- the guaB gene encoding IMP dehydrogenase; the protein is MPINIKEALTFDDVLLVPKESDILPKDVTLRRKLTKKITLNTPLISSPMDTVTESKMAIAMALCGALGVIHKNMPLEQQAKEVEIVKSFKDIEDKEKATLSEDGSLIAAAAIGISEDRYERIEKLIEAKVDLIVIDTAHGHSKNVLTAIKEIKDKYKQVEVIAGNIATADGAKALIDAGVDAIKIGIGAGSICTTRIIAGVGVPQLTAIHDASEIAKKYNIGAIADGGIKYSGDIVKAFAIGADAVMAGGLFSSTYEAPGDVIIIDGKKYKPYRGMGSVGAMIHGSKDRYFQSEVVNKSKFVPEGIEGVTEYKGHVADVVYQIVGGIRAGMGYIGAKDIQMLQEKAEFIRITNQGLAESHVHDVKITSKAPNY
- the rbr gene encoding rubrerythrin, translated to MKDLKGTKTEKNLNEAFAGESMARNKYTYFASVARNEGYEQIAAIFLETAENEREHAKIHFKYLNGIGDTLQNLQAAWEGENEEYENMYPRMAKEATEEGFEEIARSMKLIGDVEKEHRERYAKLREAVKSGSVFKKATKVQWKCRNCGFIVESEEAPELCPVCKHAKKFFEVRVENF
- a CDS encoding superoxide dismutase, giving the protein MFDLMKLPYGKEDLAPYMSSNTLDFHHGKHLNTYVTTLNDLVSKDSSLQGKSIEELITLSHNNADKQAVFNNAGQVYNHEEFFKMLKKDVAIPAEVKSKIEADFGSFDAFKEAFTTGGKTQFGSGWVWLVINNGKLEVRKYANAMNPVADKVHGVLTCDVWEHAYYLDYQNRRPDFLTTFVDHLVNWDYVAERIKLAK
- a CDS encoding DNA polymerase III subunit delta' encodes the protein MAKVLGQTTPLKIMSGIYKSGRLHHAYLFYGDEGIGKFESALNYAKAICCERGNGTYCDECKSCKMIDQYKHPDVIVAGTDERFRNAELYFNQYLEYKLPHLFNNFYSACRSILYKVESMLFDSYDNYPTSEPKEYMLGSKKETSRYALIEPYYLAVNYTLNELNADNVEFIDSIFRNKSKEALNIAKNKGGKKKISIEGDFFSALKKIYYNIIHTVIPLDTVRNIIELTYRKPRISNKRIIIIEGIELMDKRAPNIFLRTLEEPSDNNIFILITSDTNKLVQDGMKPLRSRMMELKFSPLSENTLRSILMKRLRLNEEKAALALENSYGSVAKAVKYVLDKKSNTSDNIYKVLLSFMDAALNNNPSQVASLTTLLSDGDYEIIDAFREMINILKKSLEDKYLEIENRDYIFPSSISDESIVWTIDELDSTINTLINTNTQPKMLLYKTLGNIYTWLHNYNKNI